The DNA region GTTGCAAGAGGCAATCAAATTGGTTGTCACTGCACTGCTGAGTATGGCATTTGCGTAGATATGGGGTGTTACTCTCCAATGCAAGAGGAATCTTCTGCATTAGGATCATTCGTTCAGGATGTTATCCTGCTTGAGAACACACAGGGTAATGGGAGTGAAAGTTACATCCATGGCCTTCTTTCCCTTCGTACATTGCATATCATCATCAGTGTAAGATTTGGGGGTTCAAAGTGCCATTCTAGTTCTGCTGTCTTCTCCTACTCTTTGTTTAACTTTATACCAGACTTGGATATTTTAGCCTCTGTTCTGCTTCTAGCACTTACCATTATTGATACGTCTCTCTATAATTGTCTCAAAAAGTCAAGGCCATATTGTGGAGCAGATTCATCAGGGCATGCAATTAGAGTAAAAGCAGGGTAACAAAGAAAGAAGATACGAATTGCGGAAACTGATCACATTGCAACTAAAACCTCGTGGCCAGATATAAAATCTTTCATCATTACTCACCTTTCTAAACAGCAAGCTACTGGAGAAGAAACATATCTAAGAACACATCAAACATCACAAAACTCAAAAACAAAAGGCCAAACTATGGAACGATCTTGTAAGCCTTCACCTTGTCAATCCATGAAATGAAGGCATTTTTGGAGTTCCTGAATCCCAAAAACCCATGCTCCTTGCTCTTGTTCATGGCATCCAACAAACATGGATATTGCAGAACAACATCGGCAAACCACCAAACCCCAACCTCCTCCAATTTAGTGGGCACCAACCCTTTTTCCCTAACAATCTCGTCCCAGACAGGTCCTTTATCCTTCATCATCTCCTTCAAGCTCAACGGTCCCCCCTCATATTCCCCACATTCCGCTCCAAACTGCTCAGCCAACACCTTCCAGAAGTGCTTCCACTTGAACACATCTCCATTGCTCACGTTAAACGCCTCATTCTTTGCGTAGGGATCAACCGCGGCCCATATATGATGCTCAGCAATCAAATCTGCATCCGAGCAATCAGAGTACCCGTCCCAGGCTTCTCTGCACCCTGGGAACTTGAGCGGCGCGCCTTCGTGCTTGCATATAGCTGCATAAACACAAAGGGTTCCAACAATGTTCATCAAACTATAAGgtgagaatccgaaaatattTCCAGGTCGGTGAACGGACCATGTTAATCCCTCCTTCTTCTGCACCTCCTCAAACAATATATCCTCGAGAGTGTAGTAAAAATTGTGGACGTCGAGGCGGGGCAAGTCCTCGTGGAAAGGAGGATCATGGCCTACTTTTCCAAACAACTCAAACGGACCAAGATAATGTTTCCTCCCAG from Coffea eugenioides isolate CCC68of unplaced genomic scaffold, Ceug_1.0 ScVebR1_1888;HRSCAF=2821, whole genome shotgun sequence includes:
- the LOC113755983 gene encoding 3-oxo-Delta(4,5)-steroid 5-beta-reductase-like gives rise to the protein MSWWWAGAIGAAKKKFDEDDAPPQYQSVALIVGVTGIVGNSLAEILPLADTPGGPWKVYGLARRPRPSWNADHPIHYIQCDISDPQDTQSKLSHLDDITHLFYVTWANRSTELDNCQVNGNMFRNLLSAVIPSSPNLRHICLQTGRKHYLGPFELFGKVGHDPPFHEDLPRLDVHNFYYTLEDILFEEVQKKEGLTWSVHRPGNIFGFSPYSLMNIVGTLCVYAAICKHEGAPLKFPGCREAWDGYSDCSDADLIAEHHIWAAVDPYAKNEAFNVSNGDVFKWKHFWKVLAEQFGAECGEYEGGPLSLKEMMKDKGPVWDEIVREKGLVPTKLEEVGVWWFADVVLQYPCLLDAMNKSKEHGFLGFRNSKNAFISWIDKVKAYKIVP